One genomic window of Brienomyrus brachyistius isolate T26 chromosome 16, BBRACH_0.4, whole genome shotgun sequence includes the following:
- the LOC125709444 gene encoding BTB/POZ domain-containing protein KCTD4-like, which translates to TAPTLLAVYIVPYQGQQCSDATQLAHSLSFTWLCGRLGARHGTEQHLARMENQGKHLNPDLLQSSKSIKRSSSSTITLNVGGHLYAALRQTLARHQGSLLEEIANGKKPVQHVDSMGNTFIDRDGLVFRHVLNFLRLGELMLPNDFKEAGLLRREAEFYHLGVMVQAIEDWEQRQSAKQDPAFLEVTDSHERSQGLKVYCSDPGMIDAVKGRLLQVSKSRLDVFPKEFEVSSTIIQFRHFIKSEAGSRLIIMKDSTFVCTAESLKLEIMMLALRGGYRLLTSLDSTHGSAVQCEALHFVK; encoded by the coding sequence ACAGCTCCCACGCTACTGGCAGTTTACATCGTTCCCTATCAAGGCCAGCAGTGCTCAGACGCTACCCAGCTCGCTCACTCCCTCTCATTCACATGGCTGTGTGGGAGGCTGGGAGCCAGGCACGGCACAGAGCAGCACCTCGCAAGGATGGAAAACCAAGGGAAGCACCTCAATCCCGACCTGTTGCAATCCAGCAAGAGCATCAAAAGATCCTCCTCTAGTACCATCACTCTGAATGTAGGGGGTCACCTATACGCTGCCCTAAGGCAGACACTGGCCAGGCACCAGGGATCCCTGCTGGAAGAGATTGCCAACGGGAAAAAACCAGTGCAGCATGTGGACTCCATGGGGAACACCTTCATTGACCGGGATGGGCTCGTCTTCCGTCACGTTCTAAACTTCCTGCGACTTGGCGAACTCATGCTGCCCAACGACTTCAAGGAAGCGGGGTTACTGCGCCGAGAAGCTGAATTCTACCACCTGGGAGTGATGGTCCAGGCTATAGAGGACTGGGAGCAGCGTCAGAGTGCTAAACAGGACCCTGCTTTTCTGGAGGTTACCGACAGCCACGAGCGATCGCAGGGCCTGAAGGTCTACTGCAGCGACCCTGGGATGATCGACGCGGTGAAGGGACGTCTGCTACAGGTGTCCAAAAGCCGGCTGGATGTTTTTCCTAAGGAGTTTGAGGTCTCGTCCACCATCATTCAGTTCCGCCACTTCATTAAGTCAGAGGCAGGCTCTCGGCTGATTATAATGAAGGACAGCACCTTTGTGTGTACTGCCGAGAGCCTAAAACTAGAAATAATGATGCTGGCACTAAGAGGTGGCTATCGTCTCCTCACCAGTCTGGATAGCACCCACGGCTCAGCGGTTCAATGTGAGGCTCTACACTTTGTCAAGTGA